In the Caenorhabditis elegans chromosome X genome, one interval contains:
- the lin-32 gene encoding Protein lin-32 (Confirmed by transcript evidence), protein MSWEQYQMYVPQCHPSFMYQGSIQSTMTTPLQSPNFSLDSPNYPDSLSNGGGKDDKKKCRRYKTPSPQLLRMRRSAANERERRRMNTLNVAYDELREVLPEIDSGKKLSKFETLQMAQKYIECLSQILKQDSKNENLKSKSG, encoded by the exons ATGAGCTGGGAGCAATACCAAATGTATGTGCCACAGTGCCATCCAAGCTTCATGTACCAAGGATCAATTCAGTCCACCATGACAACTCCACTGCAAAGCCCCAACTTTTCACTCGATTCTCCAAATTACCCGGATAGTCTTTC AAATGGAGGAGGAAAAGATGATAAAAAGAAGTGCCGCCGTTATAAGACACCGTCCCCACAATTGCTCCGAATGAGAAGAAGTGCTGCAAATGAACGGGAGCGCCGAAGAATGAACACGCTGAATGTTGCCTATGACGAG CTTCGCGAGGTTCTTCCTGAAATCGACTCGGGGAAGAAGTTGTCCAAATTCGAAACATTGCAAATGGCTCAGAAGTATATTGAATGCCTGTCGCAGATTTTGAAGCAAGACTCCAAAAATGAGAATCTCAAAAGCAAATCCGGATGA